A window of the Lactuca sativa cultivar Salinas chromosome 7, Lsat_Salinas_v11, whole genome shotgun sequence genome harbors these coding sequences:
- the LOC111904274 gene encoding uncharacterized protein LOC111904274: SVGIEAISRGCSQVHFVEMDPWVVFDILCPNLEWTGFLDNSVIHTGYVETLFECIKESSGKDGPFNYISATPLYMEVDYVILVKQISESSVIRDDSFIVVEYPFRTNMLETCMCLVRLANHHFGRTHLAIYEPTRAQKNRRS, from the exons TCTGTTGGCATAGAAGCTATCAGTAGAGGATGCTCTCAG GTCCATTTTGTGGAAATGGATCCATGGGTTGTATTCGATATTCTATGCCCTAATTTAGAATGGACTGGATTTCTTGATAATTCAGTTATACACACAGGTTATGTGGAAACTTTATTTGAGTGCATTAAAGAATCTTCAG GAAAAGATGGACCATTTAATTACATAAGTGCGACACCGCTGTACATGGAAGTGGATTATGTGATTTTAGTGAAGCAAATTTCAGAATCATCTGTCATTAGGGATGATTCTTTTATA GTTGTGGAGTATCCATTCAGAACCAACATGCTGGAAACATGTATGTGTCTTGTTAGA TTAGCTAATCATCATTTTGGAAGGACACACCTAGCAATATACGAGCCCACAAGGGCTCAGAAGAATAGAAGATCGTAA